A stretch of the Lolium perenne isolate Kyuss_39 chromosome 3, Kyuss_2.0, whole genome shotgun sequence genome encodes the following:
- the LOC127345318 gene encoding protein NRT1/ PTR FAMILY 2.13, translated as MSSVAIPKCIFSMCDGGRPEAPVPPTVSGKQFGAGNEAGEDAGGGTTLRPRGWMAVMFIIGFFTATAMAFSAFSQPITNYLIKHYSMKANAATDLANIFSGTSNFSPVVGAFVADAFCGRFWTLLFGTIAGFLGMVAITLTATIHQLKPPSCGVLARQAGTCAGPSGLQRAVLYIAMGLLVVGTGATSPTSLPFGADQFDERRHKEGLRRYYSGYYVVTMMATFLALTVIAYVQDKVSWGLGFAIPTALMLATFVVFLVGTPWYVYVLPEGSIFASVARVAVASCRKWRLRLPHPNDAQRQEALLYSDPPPAAGRVVDFRLPLTLQLSFLNKAAMVTDADEKRPDGFPARPWKLCSVQQVEEVKCIVKIIPIWISGVLWFIGMVEISNYTFLQVLTMDLHMGKSFSIPPVSIFAIFYLSVALFLPIYELLIAPVAQRLTKTEGGLTLLQRQGVGLAISVLPFLIAAMVERRRRDSALGHGGTSPQSVFLVAPQLVVMGLSAAFSMVGQMEFYNTQFPHQMRTLGNAAFYCAQGAGNYLATLVVKVVNTRTRLPGGGGWVSDDINTGRLDYFYYSMAVFGAVNLVYFLVCSNFYRYKDQ; from the exons ATGTCATCAGTTGCAATTCCAAAGTGTATCTTTTCGATGTGTGACGGCGGCCGACCGGAAGCACCTGTGCCTCCCACGGTAAGCGGCAAGCAGTTCGGGGCCGGCAACGAAGCGGGCGAAGACGCCGGCGGCGGGACGACGCTGCGGCCGAGAGGATGGATGGCCGTCATGTTCATCATCG GATTCTTCACGGCGACGGCCATGGCGTTCAGCGCCTTCTCCCAGCCCATCACCAACTACCTCATCAAGCACTACAGCATGAAGGCGAACGCGGCGACAGACCTGGCTAATATCTTCAGCGGCACCTCCAACTTCTCCCCGGTGGTCGGAGCCTTCGTCGCCGACGCATTTTGTGGCAGGTTCTGGACTTTGCTGTTCGGAACCATAGCCGGCTTCCTT GGAATGGTGGCGATCACACTGACCGCGACGATCCATCAGCTCAAGCCGCCATCATGCGGCGTCCTGGCGCGGCAAGCCGGCACGTGCGCGGGCCCGTCGGGCCTCCAGCGCGCTGTGCTGTACATCGCCATGGGGCTGCTCGTCGTCGGCACGGGCGCCACGAGTCCGACCAGCCTGCCATTTGGCGCGGACCAGTTTGATGAGAGGCGCCACAAGGAAGGGCTCAGACGCTACTACAGCGGGTACTACGTCGTCACCATGATGGCCACGTTCCTGGCGCTCACCGTCATAGCGTACGTCCAGGACAAGGTGAGCTGGGGCCTTGGCTTTGCAATCCCAACGGCTCTCATGCTGGCCACCTTTGTCGTGTTCCTCGTCGGCACGCCGTGGTACGTCTACGTGCTGCCCGAGGGCAGCATCTTCGCTAGCGTCGCGCGGGTGGCCGTCGCATCTTGCCGGAAGTGGCGGCTCCGGCTGCCGCACCCCAACGACGCGCAGCGGCAGGAGGCGCTACTCTATAGCGACCCCCCTCCCGCCGCCGGCCGCGTTGTAGACTTCAGGCTCCCGCTCACGCTGCAACTCAGCTTTCTAAACAAGGCTGCCATGGTGACCGACGCCGACGAGAAGCGGCCCGACGGGTTCCCGGCGCGGCCGTGGAAACTTTGCAGCGTACAGCAGGTGGAGGAGGTGAAGTGCATCGTAAAGATCATTCCCATATGGATCTCCGGCGTGTTGTGGTTCATCGGCATGGTAGAGATTTCCAACTACACGTTTCTGCAGGTTCTTACCATGGACCTCCACATGGGCAAGAGCTTCTCCATCCCGCCGGTGTCGATATTCGCCATATTCTACCTCTCCGTTGCGCTCTTCCTTCCCATTTACGAGCTACTCATCGCCCCGGTCGCGCAGCGGCTAACCAAGACAGAGGGCGGCCTCACCTTGCTGCAGAGGCAGGGCGTCGGGTTAGCGATCAGCGTGCTGCCCTTCCTGATCGCAGCCATGGTGGAGCGCCGGCGTAGGGACTCCGCGCTGGGACACGGTGGAACGTCGCCACAGTCCGTGTTCCTCGTCGCACCGCAGCTCGTGGTGATGGGCTTGTCCGCGGCGTTCAGCATGGTCGGGCAGATGGAGTTCTACAACACTCAGTTCCCGCACCAGATGCGCACGCTCGGGAACGCAGCTTTCTACTGCGCCCAGGGCGCCGGCAACTATCTGGCCACGCTGGTGGTGAAGGTCGTGAACACGAGGACGAGGCTGCCTGGCGGTGGCGGATGGGTCAGCGACGACATCAACACAGGGAGGCTGGACTAC